One Xenopus tropicalis strain Nigerian chromosome 8, UCB_Xtro_10.0, whole genome shotgun sequence genomic window carries:
- the LOC733945 gene encoding uncharacterized protein LOC733945 isoform X1 — MAFGSRRLLLPFALLLTGFFDLSDASDLLDTLGCKSLLSRQVSEGQNFTFLNGSTTLSSLSRLWPSGSLICEWLNGTVKENYLKCTYGNLSVILINVQRNDSGIYQLNNGPCINLTVTGDLSSTSPSSTDQAEPSPPPPPPPPPPPPPTPPHSPRSRISLAIPFVVIPFVAVLFVPLKETRGKYQ, encoded by the exons ATGGCGTTTGGGTCACGGCGGCTCCTGCTTCCCTTCGCTTTGCTCCTTACAG GGTTTTTCGACTTATCAGATGCTTCTGATTTGCTTg ATACTTTAGGATGCAAAAGTTTACTGAGTCGTCAAGTGTCTGAGGGACaaaattttacatttctgaacGGATCGACCACTCTATCTAGTTTATCGCGGCTGTGGCCCTCAGGAAGTTTGATCTGTGAATGGCTCAATGGAACTGTGAAGGAAAATTACTTAAAATGCACCTATGGAAACTTGTCTGTCATTCTAATCAATGTACAGCGCAATGACTCTGGGATATACCAGCTTAACAATGGACCTTGTATAAACCTCACCGTTACTG GTGATTTATCCAGTACATCTCCATCTTCCACGGATCAAGCTGaaccttctcctcctcctcctcctcctcctcctcctcctcctcctcctactCCTCCTCATTCCCCAA GATCTCGTATTTCCCTTGCCATTCCCTTCGTGGTCATTCCCTTTGTGGCTGTGCTATTTGT ACCGCTCAAGGAAACGAGGGGAAAATACCAATGA
- the LOC733945 gene encoding uncharacterized protein LOC733945 precursor (The RefSeq protein has 1 non-frameshifting indel compared to this genomic sequence): MAFGSRRLLLPFALLLTGFFDLSDASDLLDTLGCKSLLSRQVSEGQNFTFLNGSTTLSSLSRLWPSGSLICEWLNGTVKENYLKCTYGNLSVILINVQRNDSGIYQLNNGPCINLTVTGDLSSTSPSSTDQAEPSPPPPPPPPTPPHSPRSRISLAIPFVVIPFVAVLFVCYLYRSRKRGENTNDNIQSYCKVAQNGKETSAPTHVTTGDCIDSVKVF, translated from the exons ATGGCGTTTGGGTCACGGCGGCTCCTGCTTCCCTTCGCTTTGCTCCTTACAG GGTTTTTCGACTTATCAGATGCTTCTGATTTGCTTg ATACTTTAGGATGCAAAAGTTTACTGAGTCGTCAAGTGTCTGAGGGACaaaattttacatttctgaacGGATCGACCACTCTATCTAGTTTATCGCGGCTGTGGCCCTCAGGAAGTTTGATCTGTGAATGGCTCAATGGAACTGTGAAGGAAAATTACTTAAAATGCACCTATGGAAACTTGTCTGTCATTCTAATCAATGTACAGCGCAATGACTCTGGGATATACCAGCTTAACAATGGACCTTGTATAAACCTCACCGTTACTG GTGATTTATCCAGTACATCTCCATCTTCCACGGATCAAGCTGaaccttctcctcctcctcctcctcctcctcctcctcctcctcctcctactCCTCCTCATTCCCCAA GATCTCGTATTTCCCTTGCCATTCCCTTCGTGGTCATTCCCTTTGTGGCTGTGCTATTTGTGTGCTATTTGT ACCGCTCAAGGAAACGAGGGGAAAATACCAATGACAACATCCAGAGTTACTGCAAGGTTGCACAAAATGGGAAAGAAACCTCAGCACCCACACATGTGACGACAGGAGATTGTATAGATTCTGTAAaagttttttaa